Proteins co-encoded in one Candidatus Kapaibacterium sp. genomic window:
- the sucB gene encoding 2-oxoglutarate dehydrogenase, E2 component, dihydrolipoamide succinyltransferase codes for MRVDVIMPKMGESVQEGKIIRWVKRVGERVEQDETLLEISTDKVDTEIPAPASGVLVEVLYPEGETVPVGRVIARIETEVSEQTTVPHRKAPSGDVQTHAVKTAAIADVAEPPARSTSAVTSGASPAQVGLTATSSAAGTQQLVEVVMPKMGESVQEGKIIRWVKRVGERVEQDETLLEISTDKVDTEIPAPASGVLVEVLYPEGETVPVGRVIAKIAVGETAASLPLSVPASEETVEEIAAEAAAPSLPEPATSTSSSTVSTPSAKVAEPPTDGDGEVRRQPPGKIPRVVGSRFYSPLVRAIAEAEGVTLEELQQIPGTGLEGRVTKRDLLNYLEQRRRQTSARPTPVEVRPEVKVVGPPPTVPKERVSEPPTVPVTAFTGDDVEVIPMDHVRQLIAEHMVRSKHTSPHVTSVDEADVTGIVRVREKYKEEFERREGFRLTYLPFFVRAAIEGLKAFPLLNASVDGKNIIVHKRINIGIATALPNGNLIVPVIKNADALSITGLARAIHDLAQRARAKKLLPDEVQGGTFSITNFGTFGTLLGTPIINQPQVAILGIGVIQKRPVVKEIDGSDVILVRHMVYLSLSFDHRIIDGMLAGQFLSVVRQALEAINEATVQL; via the coding sequence ATGCGGGTAGACGTAATTATGCCGAAGATGGGGGAATCGGTTCAGGAGGGGAAGATCATCCGGTGGGTCAAGAGGGTGGGGGAGCGAGTGGAGCAAGACGAGACACTGCTGGAGATTTCCACGGACAAGGTAGACACGGAGATTCCGGCACCAGCGTCGGGGGTGTTGGTGGAGGTCCTGTATCCTGAAGGCGAGACCGTCCCCGTCGGAAGAGTGATTGCGAGGATAGAGACCGAGGTGTCTGAGCAGACGACCGTTCCGCATAGGAAAGCTCCGTCCGGGGATGTCCAGACCCACGCAGTGAAGACAGCGGCGATTGCGGATGTAGCTGAACCACCTGCACGCTCGACGAGTGCAGTGACTTCTGGCGCCTCTCCTGCTCAAGTAGGTCTAACAGCTACCTCTTCGGCTGCTGGGACCCAGCAGCTGGTAGAGGTCGTGATGCCGAAGATGGGGGAATCGGTTCAGGAGGGGAAGATCATCCGGTGGGTCAAGAGGGTGGGGGAGCGAGTGGAGCAAGACGAGACATTGCTGGAGATTTCCACGGACAAAGTAGACACGGAGATTCCGGCACCAGCGTCAGGGGTGTTAGTGGAAGTCCTGTATCCTGAAGGAGAGACCGTTCCCGTCGGAAGAGTGATTGCAAAGATTGCTGTCGGTGAGACGGCTGCTTCGCTTCCTCTGTCCGTGCCAGCTTCTGAAGAGACAGTAGAGGAAATTGCGGCGGAAGCTGCGGCTCCGTCCCTGCCTGAGCCGGCGACTTCTACCTCATCATCGACGGTCTCTACGCCATCCGCAAAGGTAGCGGAGCCACCTACGGATGGTGATGGGGAAGTTCGGCGACAGCCACCGGGCAAAATCCCACGAGTGGTCGGATCGCGGTTCTATTCGCCTTTGGTGCGGGCTATTGCCGAGGCAGAGGGGGTAACGTTGGAAGAATTGCAGCAGATCCCAGGAACAGGGTTAGAGGGCCGTGTTACGAAGCGCGATCTACTGAACTACTTGGAGCAGCGCCGTCGTCAGACCTCGGCGCGGCCTACCCCTGTAGAAGTCAGACCAGAAGTGAAGGTTGTAGGGCCACCTCCTACGGTCCCAAAGGAACGGGTGAGTGAACCTCCAACCGTTCCAGTGACAGCCTTCACCGGAGATGACGTAGAGGTCATCCCAATGGACCATGTGCGGCAGCTCATAGCCGAGCACATGGTGCGCTCTAAGCACACTTCACCTCACGTTACCAGTGTGGATGAAGCGGATGTAACAGGGATCGTCCGTGTGCGGGAGAAATACAAGGAAGAGTTTGAGCGCCGTGAGGGGTTCCGCCTGACTTATCTCCCCTTCTTCGTGCGAGCGGCAATTGAAGGCTTGAAAGCGTTCCCTCTGCTGAATGCGAGCGTGGACGGCAAGAACATCATAGTCCACAAGCGCATCAACATCGGAATCGCGACAGCTTTGCCGAATGGGAATCTGATCGTACCGGTTATCAAGAATGCCGATGCCCTCAGCATTACTGGGCTAGCCCGAGCTATCCATGACCTAGCACAGCGTGCGCGGGCGAAGAAGCTGTTGCCGGACGAAGTTCAAGGTGGAACCTTCTCTATCACGAACTTTGGAACCTTTGGGACGCTCCTGGGGACGCCAATCATCAATCAACCACAAGTGGCGATTTTGGGGATTGGGGTAATCCAGAAGCGACCCGTTGTCAAGGAAATCGATGGAAGCGACGTCATCCTTGTGCGACACATGGTCTATCTCTCTTTGAGCTTCGACCATCGTATCATAGACGGCATGCTTGCTGGGCAGTTCTTGAGCGTCGTCCGGCAGGCGTTAGAGGCAATAAATGAGGCGACAGTGCAGCTGTAG
- a CDS encoding OmpA family protein — MAFSALATVAQEPAYYRPFRLYPEGRLEASILGGITKYAGEFTSPHIHGITGIQFRYFLPFSAELALGVRGSFGYLGYERRYKWRFGPFYYQQFPLHAYPGPAYRWTKIATWEALFFVNLFPRSEFNPYLFGGVGLLSFQPQDIVQDSVMPNGRRAHYPNFTESDEFNLHPVGGIGADYYLSRRVSIGLQLTAHMLTTDWLDGFALRVLSDRGDTLPSHADGYVELALKLSYYLFDERDHDRDGLTNEEEEEAKTNPYHPDTDADGLSDFEELRRHYTNPLLADTDGDGLTDGQEVFRYFSDPTRRDTDSDGLSDGEEVLYYATNPLRADSDGDGLNDWEEIRLGTNPLLADSDGDGSRDGDDLCPRIVGSLRNYGCPEGYVHPALASLGLAPESPGRLDTIVVIRYDTVVVERVVRDTVVVTQLVQQPVVGKPLVLPGLFFEFNKYTLLPEAEALLEHVAEWLRQNPTVVVEVRGHTDSVGTDEQNLRLSRMRAEAVRNFLIAQGVEPRRITAIGFGRTQPIDSNDTATGRARNRRVELIFRHQ, encoded by the coding sequence ATGGCGTTCAGTGCTTTAGCGACAGTAGCTCAGGAACCAGCTTACTATCGTCCCTTCCGGCTCTATCCCGAAGGTCGCCTGGAGGCCAGCATACTTGGCGGGATCACGAAGTACGCAGGTGAGTTTACTAGTCCCCATATCCACGGGATTACAGGGATCCAATTCCGCTACTTTCTGCCTTTCAGTGCAGAGCTAGCGCTAGGGGTACGTGGCAGTTTTGGATACCTCGGATATGAGCGCCGGTACAAGTGGCGATTCGGGCCGTTCTACTACCAGCAGTTCCCACTCCATGCTTACCCTGGTCCTGCCTATCGCTGGACTAAGATAGCCACATGGGAAGCACTGTTTTTTGTTAATCTTTTCCCGCGTTCGGAGTTCAATCCGTATCTCTTCGGTGGAGTTGGCTTACTCTCGTTCCAGCCGCAGGACATTGTGCAAGACTCCGTCATGCCGAACGGCCGGAGGGCACACTATCCAAATTTTACAGAGAGCGACGAGTTCAATCTCCACCCTGTTGGAGGTATTGGAGCTGACTACTACCTAAGCCGCCGGGTATCTATCGGGCTCCAGCTGACCGCTCACATGCTGACGACAGATTGGCTGGATGGGTTTGCTCTCCGAGTCCTTTCGGATCGTGGAGATACCCTCCCTTCTCATGCAGACGGCTACGTAGAATTGGCTCTGAAGCTCTCGTACTACCTCTTCGATGAGCGCGACCATGATCGAGATGGGTTGACGAACGAGGAGGAAGAGGAAGCCAAAACCAATCCGTACCATCCAGACACAGATGCTGACGGACTCAGTGACTTTGAAGAGCTGCGCCGTCACTACACCAATCCATTGCTGGCAGATACGGACGGTGATGGCTTGACGGATGGACAGGAAGTGTTTCGGTACTTCAGCGATCCGACACGCCGTGACACCGACAGTGATGGGCTTAGCGACGGGGAGGAAGTCCTTTACTATGCTACGAATCCTCTAAGGGCTGACTCGGACGGTGATGGGCTCAACGACTGGGAGGAGATCAGGCTTGGGACAAACCCTCTGTTGGCCGATTCTGATGGTGATGGGAGCCGCGATGGGGATGATCTCTGTCCGCGCATCGTCGGCAGCCTTAGGAACTACGGCTGTCCAGAGGGGTACGTGCATCCGGCGCTAGCGTCGCTGGGACTGGCACCGGAGTCTCCAGGACGGCTAGATACGATCGTCGTCATCCGCTACGATACTGTAGTGGTTGAGCGTGTCGTGCGTGATACAGTAGTCGTGACCCAGTTGGTACAGCAACCGGTAGTTGGGAAACCGCTGGTGCTGCCAGGGCTCTTCTTTGAATTCAACAAGTATACCTTACTACCCGAAGCGGAGGCGTTGTTGGAGCACGTTGCTGAGTGGCTTCGACAGAATCCGACGGTTGTCGTAGAGGTTCGTGGTCATACAGACTCTGTTGGGACGGATGAGCAGAATCTTCGGCTGTCACGTATGAGAGCAGAAGCGGTTCGCAACTTCCTCATCGCTCAGGGTGTTGAGCCTAGGCGAATTACCGCCATCGGGTTTGGGCGCACTCAGCCGATAGACTCTAACGATACCGCAACAGGACGTGCCCGTAATCGGCGGGTGGAGTTGATCTTCCGCCACCAATAG
- a CDS encoding ABC transporter permease, producing the protein MSETFRIPPPELSSPAEPSSPVPEQGESYGRMVWRQFRKNTLGMVSLYFVGALAAVAIFADFLANDVPIVALYRGQLWFPVLQQYAVQLGVVIQGGGELIDWRTAQYDWALWPPVPYRPETTDPTLRTLRDRAPSARHWLGTDEIGRDVLAGIIHGARYALSIGFVAMGIALAIGILVGALAGYYGGVLDIILSRLIELVLTLPTFFLIITVVALVQQGSIWLIMAMIGLTGWTGVARFVRGEVLRVRTLEYVTAARALGFSAARIIFRHVLPNALAPVLVAAAFGIANAVLVESALSFLGFGVPPTVVTWGSMLAKARGSISAWWLVLFPGLLIFLTVAAYNLIGDALRDALDPRLRQ; encoded by the coding sequence ATGAGCGAGACCTTCCGGATTCCACCCCCGGAATTATCATCGCCGGCGGAACCATCGTCGCCAGTTCCTGAGCAGGGTGAATCGTATGGGCGGATGGTGTGGCGGCAGTTTCGGAAGAACACGCTGGGGATGGTATCCCTGTACTTCGTTGGTGCATTGGCTGCGGTTGCCATCTTCGCGGACTTTTTAGCCAACGATGTTCCAATCGTTGCTCTCTATCGTGGCCAGCTCTGGTTCCCGGTGCTGCAGCAGTACGCGGTACAGCTTGGGGTGGTGATCCAGGGAGGAGGGGAACTGATCGACTGGCGTACGGCTCAGTATGACTGGGCGCTGTGGCCGCCTGTTCCGTACCGTCCGGAGACGACTGATCCGACTTTGCGAACCCTGCGCGATCGGGCCCCTTCGGCTCGGCATTGGCTCGGGACCGACGAGATAGGGCGTGACGTGCTTGCCGGAATCATCCACGGTGCTCGATACGCTCTTTCCATTGGCTTCGTGGCCATGGGAATTGCACTGGCGATTGGTATCCTCGTTGGGGCGTTGGCTGGATACTACGGTGGGGTGCTGGATATCATCCTCTCGCGCCTCATTGAGTTGGTCCTCACGCTCCCAACCTTCTTCCTCATCATTACGGTTGTGGCCCTGGTCCAGCAGGGGAGCATCTGGCTCATTATGGCAATGATTGGACTGACGGGCTGGACAGGGGTTGCACGGTTTGTTCGGGGAGAAGTGTTGCGGGTCCGCACTCTGGAGTATGTAACAGCGGCACGTGCGCTGGGGTTTTCTGCCGCGCGCATCATCTTCCGTCACGTGCTCCCAAACGCGTTGGCTCCTGTGCTCGTTGCTGCGGCCTTCGGAATTGCTAACGCAGTGCTCGTTGAGTCTGCGCTGAGCTTCCTTGGGTTTGGGGTACCTCCGACGGTTGTGACGTGGGGCTCCATGCTGGCAAAGGCGCGGGGGAGTATCTCTGCATGGTGGTTGGTGTTGTTCCCGGGACTCCTGATCTTCTTGACTGTGGCTGCATATAACCTGATTGGGGATGCCTTGCGGGATGCGTTGGATCCCCGTCTGCGGCAGTGA
- a CDS encoding RtcB family protein: MRVPAHVYASEELLGQILQDRSLEQLINVATLPGIQSAAIVMPDAHEGYGFPIGGIAAMELDGGVISPGGIGYDINCGVRLLVSELSRSEVEPRLEQLAKELYKAIPSGVGRGGRFKLSLRELDRVLEQGVRWALAQGYAEEEDLEAIESRGSLSEADADAVSKDAKERGRDQLGTMGAGNHFVEVDYVDTLYDEGIARVLGLWRHQVVILIHTGSRGLGHQVATDYIRVMLSALSRYGLHLPDRELACAPFRSPEGQRYFSAMCAAANFAWTNRQLITWEVRQVWRELFGTAGRLRVLYDVAHNIAKIEEHIVGTDRKRVLVHRKGATRAFPPGHPETPAAYRSVGQPVLIPGSMGTASYVLVGAPGSMEHTFGSTCHGAGRQMSRHAAKRQVNAEELRHELRKRGIVVQAGSVRGLVEEAPVAYKDVDAVVRVVHEAGIARMVARLRPIAVVKG; encoded by the coding sequence ATGCGAGTTCCAGCGCATGTCTATGCCTCAGAGGAGCTATTGGGGCAGATTCTGCAAGATCGGTCGCTGGAACAGCTCATCAACGTCGCAACGCTCCCCGGAATCCAGTCAGCAGCGATTGTTATGCCGGATGCCCATGAGGGCTATGGCTTCCCTATTGGTGGGATCGCTGCGATGGAGCTGGATGGGGGAGTGATTTCACCGGGGGGAATAGGGTACGATATCAACTGCGGAGTACGCCTACTGGTATCGGAGCTGTCACGTTCAGAGGTTGAGCCTCGGCTGGAACAGCTAGCGAAGGAGCTCTACAAGGCAATCCCCTCTGGAGTTGGTCGGGGGGGACGCTTCAAGCTTTCATTGCGGGAGCTGGATCGAGTCCTCGAGCAGGGAGTGCGGTGGGCGCTTGCCCAAGGGTATGCCGAAGAGGAAGACTTGGAGGCCATAGAGTCCCGCGGCTCCCTCAGCGAGGCTGACGCTGATGCGGTGTCCAAGGATGCGAAAGAGCGGGGGCGAGATCAGCTAGGGACGATGGGAGCAGGAAATCACTTCGTGGAGGTTGACTATGTTGACACGCTCTACGATGAGGGTATTGCTCGAGTGTTGGGACTGTGGCGCCACCAAGTGGTGATCCTCATCCACACGGGCTCGCGTGGTCTTGGCCACCAAGTCGCCACTGACTACATCCGGGTTATGCTGTCGGCGCTTTCGCGGTATGGCCTGCATCTACCAGATCGAGAATTAGCGTGTGCTCCCTTCCGCTCACCGGAGGGGCAGCGGTACTTCAGCGCCATGTGTGCCGCGGCCAACTTTGCCTGGACGAACCGGCAGCTCATCACATGGGAGGTACGTCAAGTGTGGCGGGAACTTTTCGGGACAGCGGGGAGACTGCGGGTACTCTACGACGTTGCTCACAACATCGCCAAGATTGAGGAGCATATCGTAGGGACCGACCGCAAGCGCGTTCTAGTTCACCGCAAAGGAGCGACGCGGGCCTTTCCGCCAGGGCATCCGGAGACACCGGCTGCATACCGTTCCGTTGGGCAGCCTGTGCTTATCCCGGGTAGCATGGGGACAGCATCGTATGTGCTCGTCGGTGCGCCGGGCAGCATGGAGCATACGTTTGGCTCCACCTGCCACGGAGCAGGACGGCAGATGTCCCGTCACGCTGCGAAGCGGCAGGTCAACGCGGAGGAGTTACGCCATGAGCTGCGGAAGCGCGGGATTGTGGTGCAGGCTGGCTCCGTGCGAGGATTGGTCGAGGAAGCCCCGGTTGCGTACAAGGACGTCGACGCAGTAGTGCGTGTCGTCCACGAAGCTGGAATTGCTCGTATGGTAGCACGCCTCCGCCCGATTGCAGTGGTCAAAGGGTAG
- a CDS encoding BamA/TamA family outer membrane protein has translation MLSFAAIATATVLLYAPPALGQFGKNKVQYQRFTWQYLRSPHLDVYFTPGGEYLARFAAIVGERALQSIQRTVGHRITRRIALIVYNSHAEFQQTNVVGEFLPEGVGGVTELFKNRVVVPFEGNYEQFRHVIHHELVHAVLNDMFYGGSLQNALLRGTSIELPLWMNEGLCEFESLGGYDTRTDMFMRDLALSEELRGLESLEGYLAYRGGQAFYWYVATKYGREKIAELLQRLKVQRNLNAAFRSAFKMDFEDFSRQWAWEMKKMYWPDIGRFEDVRDFAQRLTDRSREDYFYNTSPALSPDGSRLAFLSDRAGVFGLYLMETQRPSARPRLLVSSGRERDFEQLNLLTPGIAWDPQGKTLAVAAKVGGENAIYLLDVATGSYKRLQLGFKAISSVAWSPDGSRLLFVATRNEQPDLWIYELKSGQLENLTDDVFTDLAPCWSPDGSRIYFVSDRGDVLQLGLKNQPRMWERPLGISDIYELNLSTRQLRRLTFSPDASKTSLAATPDGNALLFVSDANGIGNVWKLDLQTGKLRPLTNSAYGILQISISADGSLLAMSVQLQGGYDLFLLRFPLERSLPDTLPLTSFRQRRLSSAPHAPDTAPAVADTATAFRPYATFTLDFHRQRMVLPNPDALTSTPEDLSRTSGNDTILGPYSYRLSFSPDIVLGTAGYNTFFGLQGVTQMLFSDVLGDHQLYAEANLMVDLKNSNFLATYAYLPEPIDYQFTLFHQVGYVVRANDSLYRFRAYGLWGDALYPFDRFNRLEWGLGLLRATRENLDNIEPPFEAPLERTLVVPTLRYVHDDVVWGFLSPLMGSRYYVAAQLVPKLLQDGIGFVTFRGDYRYYLRLGRWSSLALRLAGGASFGTNPQKFFTLSTDNWLNPTFPSRQLPYDLPEDFVFATAVLPLRGYGVSERMGSKFVGFNLEARLPFLFALWTSPTPLLVQAITGVVFVDAAALWDSRLRLLRRTTTGDIQTQDLLVSTGIGMRVVLFGFPFRFDIAWRFTGEGFSKPHYLLSLGYDF, from the coding sequence ATGCTCTCCTTTGCTGCTATAGCGACAGCCACTGTCTTACTCTATGCTCCTCCAGCTCTCGGCCAATTTGGCAAAAACAAGGTACAATACCAGCGCTTCACTTGGCAGTACCTCCGCTCACCTCACCTTGACGTCTATTTCACCCCTGGAGGCGAGTACTTAGCTCGCTTTGCAGCAATCGTAGGTGAGCGAGCACTGCAATCAATACAACGCACCGTAGGGCATCGAATTACACGGCGCATAGCCCTCATCGTCTACAACTCCCACGCAGAGTTTCAGCAGACCAACGTCGTTGGGGAGTTCCTCCCCGAAGGTGTTGGCGGAGTTACGGAGCTCTTCAAGAACCGTGTTGTCGTACCATTCGAGGGCAACTACGAGCAGTTCCGGCACGTTATCCACCACGAGCTAGTCCATGCTGTTCTCAACGACATGTTCTACGGTGGTAGCCTCCAGAATGCTCTACTGCGAGGCACCAGCATTGAGCTTCCCTTGTGGATGAACGAGGGACTGTGTGAGTTCGAGAGCCTCGGCGGATACGACACCCGTACAGACATGTTCATGCGCGATTTGGCTCTTAGCGAGGAGCTCCGAGGACTGGAGTCACTGGAGGGGTACCTAGCATATCGCGGGGGACAAGCCTTCTACTGGTACGTCGCTACCAAGTACGGCCGAGAGAAGATCGCAGAGTTGCTTCAACGCCTGAAGGTTCAGCGCAACCTTAACGCCGCTTTTCGAAGCGCCTTCAAAATGGACTTTGAAGACTTCTCTCGCCAGTGGGCCTGGGAGATGAAGAAGATGTACTGGCCCGACATTGGGCGTTTCGAGGATGTGCGAGACTTCGCCCAGCGTCTCACAGACCGGAGCCGAGAAGACTACTTCTACAATACCTCTCCAGCTCTCTCTCCTGATGGTTCACGCTTGGCTTTCCTCTCTGACCGGGCTGGCGTCTTTGGACTGTACCTCATGGAGACTCAACGCCCGTCAGCTCGCCCACGACTGTTAGTTAGCAGCGGGCGCGAACGGGACTTCGAACAGCTCAACCTCCTAACCCCCGGGATTGCGTGGGACCCCCAGGGCAAGACATTGGCAGTAGCAGCTAAAGTTGGAGGAGAAAACGCTATCTACCTTCTGGACGTCGCCACCGGCTCTTACAAGCGCCTGCAGTTGGGCTTTAAAGCCATTTCCTCCGTTGCATGGTCTCCAGATGGCTCCCGCCTCCTTTTCGTTGCAACTCGCAACGAGCAACCCGATCTCTGGATCTACGAGCTCAAGAGCGGGCAGTTAGAGAATCTTACCGATGACGTCTTCACGGACTTAGCCCCATGTTGGTCCCCCGATGGCAGCCGCATTTACTTCGTGTCGGACCGTGGAGATGTGCTTCAGCTTGGCCTCAAGAACCAGCCACGCATGTGGGAACGGCCTCTGGGGATCAGTGATATCTACGAACTCAACCTGAGCACCCGCCAGCTCCGCCGCCTTACTTTTTCGCCCGATGCTTCCAAAACCTCTCTCGCGGCCACTCCCGACGGCAACGCACTCCTCTTCGTCAGTGATGCGAACGGAATTGGGAATGTCTGGAAGTTAGACCTACAGACCGGCAAGCTGCGGCCGCTGACGAATTCTGCGTATGGCATCTTGCAAATCTCCATCTCTGCAGATGGATCCCTTCTGGCCATGTCCGTCCAACTGCAGGGTGGCTACGACCTCTTTCTCCTTCGGTTCCCTCTGGAACGAAGCCTCCCTGACACTCTGCCATTGACCAGCTTCCGCCAACGCCGGCTCTCGTCTGCCCCCCATGCGCCTGACACTGCTCCTGCAGTGGCTGACACTGCTACAGCCTTCCGACCGTATGCTACATTCACCCTCGATTTCCACAGGCAGCGAATGGTTCTGCCAAACCCAGATGCCTTGACATCCACGCCTGAGGACCTGTCCCGCACTTCTGGCAACGACACCATTCTTGGCCCTTACTCCTACCGACTGAGCTTCTCCCCGGACATCGTCCTGGGAACTGCTGGCTACAACACGTTCTTTGGTCTCCAAGGCGTTACCCAGATGCTCTTCAGTGATGTCTTAGGCGACCACCAGCTCTACGCCGAAGCCAACCTGATGGTAGACCTCAAGAACAGCAACTTCCTAGCCACCTATGCCTACTTGCCTGAGCCGATAGACTACCAGTTCACGCTCTTCCACCAGGTCGGGTATGTCGTGCGCGCTAACGACTCCCTTTACCGCTTCCGGGCATATGGACTCTGGGGAGACGCTCTATATCCATTCGACCGCTTCAACCGGCTCGAGTGGGGACTCGGTCTGCTCAGAGCGACACGGGAAAACCTCGACAACATTGAGCCGCCCTTCGAGGCCCCCCTAGAACGTACCCTCGTCGTCCCTACACTCCGCTATGTTCACGACGATGTTGTCTGGGGATTTCTCTCCCCCCTCATGGGGAGTCGGTACTACGTCGCTGCCCAACTAGTGCCGAAGCTTTTGCAGGATGGGATTGGGTTCGTAACCTTTCGAGGAGACTACCGGTACTACCTCCGCTTGGGGCGGTGGAGCAGCCTTGCGCTCCGTCTAGCAGGAGGCGCTAGCTTCGGGACTAACCCGCAGAAGTTCTTCACGCTTAGCACAGATAATTGGCTCAACCCTACCTTTCCTTCTCGCCAGCTCCCATATGACCTCCCCGAAGACTTCGTCTTCGCTACGGCAGTGCTCCCCCTCCGGGGTTACGGGGTCTCCGAACGGATGGGCTCCAAATTCGTAGGCTTCAATTTAGAAGCTCGGCTGCCTTTCCTCTTCGCGCTCTGGACTTCCCCTACTCCTCTCCTAGTACAAGCTATCACAGGAGTTGTGTTCGTGGATGCCGCCGCCCTTTGGGATTCCCGCTTGCGGCTCTTGAGACGCACCACTACCGGCGATATCCAAACGCAAGATCTGCTGGTCAGTACTGGGATTGGAATGCGGGTGGTCCTATTCGGCTTTCCCTTCAGGTTCGACATTGCATGGCGCTTCACTGGCGAGGGCTTCTCAAAGCCTCATTACCTCTTATCCCTGGGCTACGACTTCTGA
- a CDS encoding archease has translation MRPHTADVRLALWAESLPELFAIALQGLAEVLLPQRCQQIGRLPLRRTLVIHEADSTALLVEFLSRVLLYSQIRKALFCRARFRSVTETDLDAVIYGAPVDGFQQDVKAVTYHEAEVRRLHTGQYTAHLVLDV, from the coding sequence TTGCGACCACACACTGCAGATGTACGGCTGGCCCTTTGGGCTGAAAGCCTCCCGGAGCTCTTCGCAATCGCGCTCCAAGGGTTAGCTGAAGTGCTCTTACCCCAAAGGTGTCAACAGATTGGCCGCCTTCCTCTACGGCGCACGCTGGTCATACATGAGGCCGATAGTACGGCTCTGCTCGTTGAGTTCCTAAGCCGTGTCCTGCTCTACAGCCAGATTCGTAAGGCGTTGTTCTGTCGGGCCCGGTTTCGGAGCGTCACGGAGACCGATCTCGATGCGGTAATCTATGGGGCGCCTGTAGATGGGTTTCAGCAAGATGTGAAGGCTGTGACCTACCACGAGGCAGAGGTCCGTCGTCTCCATACAGGTCAGTATACGGCGCATCTTGTCTTGGACGTGTGA
- a CDS encoding ABC transporter permease — MWKYAVQRVLLFIPTLFLITLLTFGISRLAPGDPAALKVGVTAEGGIAGRTGLNERTLELLRQQWHLDKPIWQQYLLWLRDLIRLDFGRSFQDNRPVLEKIGERLPITLAMNVLAVLLAYGIAIPLGVYSAARAGSWVDRAVAFVLFALYSLPTFWVGMLAITFLCNPEYLALFPTGGVRSVFHSENWSLWRRILDYAWHLTLPMLVYTYSSFAFISRQTRSAMLEVLRQDYIRTAYAKGVSSGVALWKHALRNSLIPIVTILAGVLPALIGGSVIVETLFSIPGMGELSFRALVARDYPVIMAVFTLSAILTLVGILLADILYAVVDPRISFERRAE; from the coding sequence ATGTGGAAGTACGCGGTACAGCGGGTGCTGCTCTTCATCCCGACCCTCTTCCTCATCACACTGCTAACCTTTGGAATCAGCCGCTTAGCTCCTGGGGATCCAGCAGCTCTCAAGGTAGGTGTAACTGCTGAAGGGGGAATTGCGGGACGCACGGGGCTCAACGAGCGAACTCTCGAACTTCTACGTCAGCAGTGGCACTTGGATAAGCCGATCTGGCAGCAGTACCTTCTGTGGCTGCGCGATCTCATCCGCTTGGACTTTGGACGCTCGTTCCAGGACAATCGTCCTGTGCTAGAGAAGATTGGCGAGCGACTGCCCATCACGCTAGCAATGAACGTGCTAGCAGTATTGCTGGCGTATGGCATCGCGATCCCGTTAGGAGTCTACTCTGCAGCTCGGGCTGGCAGCTGGGTGGATCGGGCAGTTGCGTTCGTTCTCTTTGCGTTGTATTCGCTGCCTACCTTCTGGGTAGGGATGCTGGCGATCACATTTCTCTGCAATCCTGAGTACTTAGCGCTCTTCCCCACGGGTGGAGTTCGTTCCGTCTTCCATTCAGAGAATTGGAGCCTGTGGCGACGGATTCTTGATTATGCCTGGCATTTGACCCTTCCGATGCTCGTGTACACATATAGCAGCTTCGCCTTCATCTCCCGGCAGACGCGGAGCGCGATGCTGGAGGTATTGCGTCAGGACTACATTCGGACAGCGTATGCGAAAGGGGTGTCGTCTGGGGTTGCCCTCTGGAAGCATGCGTTACGAAACTCCTTGATCCCGATCGTCACGATACTGGCGGGGGTACTGCCTGCACTCATCGGAGGTAGTGTCATTGTGGAAACGCTCTTTAGCATTCCTGGGATGGGTGAGCTTTCGTTCCGGGCCTTGGTTGCTCGGGATTACCCTGTGATCATGGCCGTTTTTACGCTGTCGGCCATCCTTACTCTCGTAGGAATCCTGCTGGCGGACATCCTCTATGCCGTTGTGGATCCGCGAATCAGCTTCGAGCGGAGAGCGGAATGA